From the genome of Alteromonas stellipolaris:
AGCTGGAACCTTTATCCTCAAGTGGATTCTTTTGCCACTGAGTCACTAGAGATTCTAAAAGGCCCTGCGTCATCCCTTTATGGCCTAGTTCCTCCAGGCGGTATGGTGAATCAAGTCGCCAAATACCCGAAAGACGAAGACGAAACCTTGGTTCGTGCAGCTGTAGGGTCGGATAACTTGCTTGAGCTTGGTGTAGATACCACAGGTCAGCTTACCGATAACGCCCGCTATCGTCTTGTGGCATTAGGCAGAAAGCAAGATGGCTTCCAGGACACTACTGAAAATGAGCGCTACACCATAGCGCCTTCTGTCACCATAGATCTTACTAAGGCTACTGAACTTACGCTGTCTGCGTATTATCAAGACGACCCTGAAATGGTGCCATCTACCCCACTACCTGGTGTTGGTACGCTTTATGAAGCCCCTTACGGGAAGCTTGACGCCAGCGTTTATGCTGGTGATGAGAACTGGAACAGTTATTCACGTGAAGTGCTTATGCTTGGTTACAAAGTTAACCACGAATTTAATAACGATTGGTCGGTATTACAAAAATTCCGCTATACCGATGCCGATGCACTGCAGCAAAACTCTTATCATTCGGGAGAACCAACGGATGGTATTTACTTAACCCGCTCTGCTTATTTAACCGATGAAGAAATCGATGGCGTAACTGTCGATACCCAACTGGCTGGGTTTGTACAAACCGGTGATGTGGCACATAACCTATTGTTTGGTTTGGATTATCAAAATTCAGACTCTACCGTAGCGTATCGCGATACTTTGACCACAGATACGCCGGTGCTTGATTTGAGTAATATTGATAACGATCTTTTCGATGTAAGTTCGCTTCCATTGGATTTTTATCAAGAAGACCACGTTATCGATATTGAGCAAATCGGCTTTTATCTTCAAGACGAAATTCGCATCGATAACTTCACCTTCTTGTTAAATGGCCGCTACGACCAATTTGAAAGCACCGATGTGGCAGCCAATGAATATGCTGGCTTTCCTTATGGAAGCACCACAGAAATTGACCAAAATGAGTTTTCAGGCCGTGTGGCCGCTATGTACACTTTTGATTCAGGCTGGCGCATGTATGTAAATTACTCTGAATCTTTCGAACCTGTTTCAGGCACCGACTCAGTTACTGGCGAGGCCTTTAAGCCTACTACCGCAGACCAAATTGAAGTTGGTACTAAGTATATCAGCGGTGATGGCGCAACCACATTTACGGGTGCTTACTTCGTACTGACTAAACAAAACGTAGTGGTAAATACGTCAGACTTTGCGCAATATACGCAAAATGGCGAAGTTGAATCTAAAGGCGTTGAGCTAGAACTTAATACTCGTGTAACCAACGCATTGTCGCTTCAAGCAAATGCAACTTTCCTTGATATGGAAGTGACCGAAGATACATTAGACCCCGACGTGGTTGGTAAAACACCAGTATGGGTTGCTGAAGAAAGTGCCTCTGTTTGGGCTAACTACTTCTTCGACGACGCATTAGACGGCCTAATGCTAGGTGCAGGTGTACGCTACGTGGGTGAAACGCAAGTAGATAAGTACAACACCGACACTGTGCCTTCGTACACCTTGATTGATGCGGTGTTGTCTTACGACATGCCACAGTATGATTTAAAACTAACTGGAAGCGTAAGTAACCTTACTGACAAGGAATATGTAGGTGCTTGCTACGATACCAACAACTGTTGGTATGGCGCACAGCGTAGATTTGAAATTGGTATTGAAAAGCGTTTTTAAGCGAATAGTTATTTGATAATAAGGGCTTAGCTGATGACGTCAGCTAAGCCCTTTTTTGTTTTTAGCGCCTAACCTCTGCGCCAAGTCGTGCCTGCAGGTCCGTCCTCTAATACTATATTTTTAGCATTAAGTGCGTCACGAGCTGCATCTGCGGCAGCCCAGTCTTTGGCAGCACGGGCATCGTTACGCTGTTTTATTAGCGCTTCAATTTCAGCGGCTTCATCATCGTTTTCACTGCCGCCTTTGAGGAATGTATCTGGGTCGCTTTGCAGCATACCCAAAATAGCCCCTAAACCTTTAAGTACCGCGGCTAGCTTGCTCGCTTCTTCCGCATTATCTTTGTTACGGTTTATTTCACGTGCTACATCAAACAATACCGAGAACGCTTCAGGCACGTTTAAGTCGTCATCCATAG
Proteins encoded in this window:
- a CDS encoding TonB-dependent siderophore receptor, with protein sequence MSNGRKGWFYPSLTALAIAVATSPVAQEQEDESLEHIEVNPMQSYRSTATKSSLRPIDSPVSISVIDQELLQLRQAQTVSEALRYSSGVTTESRPTITIFDQFTIRGFDTYQTFYDGLPLLSNNSWNLYPQVDSFATESLEILKGPASSLYGLVPPGGMVNQVAKYPKDEDETLVRAAVGSDNLLELGVDTTGQLTDNARYRLVALGRKQDGFQDTTENERYTIAPSVTIDLTKATELTLSAYYQDDPEMVPSTPLPGVGTLYEAPYGKLDASVYAGDENWNSYSREVLMLGYKVNHEFNNDWSVLQKFRYTDADALQQNSYHSGEPTDGIYLTRSAYLTDEEIDGVTVDTQLAGFVQTGDVAHNLLFGLDYQNSDSTVAYRDTLTTDTPVLDLSNIDNDLFDVSSLPLDFYQEDHVIDIEQIGFYLQDEIRIDNFTFLLNGRYDQFESTDVAANEYAGFPYGSTTEIDQNEFSGRVAAMYTFDSGWRMYVNYSESFEPVSGTDSVTGEAFKPTTADQIEVGTKYISGDGATTFTGAYFVLTKQNVVVNTSDFAQYTQNGEVESKGVELELNTRVTNALSLQANATFLDMEVTEDTLDPDVVGKTPVWVAEESASVWANYFFDDALDGLMLGAGVRYVGETQVDKYNTDTVPSYTLIDAVLSYDMPQYDLKLTGSVSNLTDKEYVGACYDTNNCWYGAQRRFEIGIEKRF